In the Euphorbia lathyris chromosome 5, ddEupLath1.1, whole genome shotgun sequence genome, one interval contains:
- the LOC136230114 gene encoding O-fucosyltransferase 38 isoform X1 produces the protein MVNTRAYSHMKSSSAARFLFRKPSPSSITLYIILLFSFSLFIFIFNSRHILENEPKSYLSQQSHSQFRSVQMPDDRLWDTSLNYGLRPCIKSTVKYEAAQGWGNYITVQSNGGLNQMRTGISDMVAVAHIMNATLVIPQLDKRSFWQDSSTFSDIFDEDHFITSLENDVRIVKELPKELETLPRARKHFTSWSGVGYYEEMTRLWKEFKVIHVAKSDSRLANNDLPLDIQRLRCRALYHALRFSPPIESLGKKLVERLRSRGGRYIALHLRYEKDMLSFTGCDYGLTKAESDELRLMRENTNHWKVKKINSTEQREGGFCPLTPKEVGIFIEALGYSSSTTIYIAAGEIYGGESHLQELTARFPNTVFKETLATQEELKAFAKHASQTAALDYIISIESDVFIPSHSGNMARAVEGHRRFLGHRKTITPERKGLVKLFDTLESRQVEEGSSFSYIVREMHKNRQGAPRKRRGPLQGIKGRARFRTEESFYENPYPECICRSKISF, from the exons ATGGTGAACACCAGAGCGTATTCTCACATGAAAAGCTCGTCAGCTGCTAGATTTCTCTTCAGGAAAccttctccttcttctattACTCTATACATTATACTTCTCTTTTCCTTTTCACTATTCATATTTATTTTCAACTCAAGGCATATATTGGAAAATGAACCCAAATCTTACTTGTCTCAACAATCCCATTCTCAGTTTCGATCTGTACAG ATGCCTGATGATCGATTGTGGGATACCTCTCTCAACTATGGTTTACGCCCTTGTATCAAATCTACAGTTAAATATGAAG CTGCTCAAGGTTGGGGAAACTATATAACTGTGCAAAGCAACGGAGGGTTGAATCAAATGCGCACTGGT ATTTCAGACATGGTGGCTGTTGCACACATCATGAATGCTACATTAGTCATTCCCCAACTCGATAAGCGTTCGTTCTGGCAAGACTCAAG CacattttcagatatttttgaTGAGGATCATTTCATCACAAGCTTAGAAAATGATGTAAGGATTGTGAAGGAGCTCCCTAAAGAATTGGAGACACTTCCACGGGCTCGGAAACATTTCACCTCATGGTCTGGTGTCGGCTACTATGAAGAGATGACACGGTTGTGGAAAGAATTTAAG GTAATTCATGTTGCAAAGTCAGATTCCCGTCTTGCGAACAATGATTTGCCTCTTGATATCCAGAGGTTAAGATGCCGTGCTCTATATCATGCTCTTCGCTTCTCTCCCCCAATTGAAAGCCTAGGGAAG AAGCTGGTGGAACGATTGAGATCACGTGGGGGAAGATACATTGCTCTTCATCTAAGATATGAGAAAGACATGCTTTCTTTCACTGGTTGTGATTATGGTCTGACTAAGGCAGAGTCTGATGAACTGCGACTAATGAG GGAGAACACAAACCATTGGAAGGTTAAAAAGATAAACTCAACAGAACAGAGAGAGGGGGGATTTTGTCCCTTGACTCCTAAGGAGGTGGGAATCTTTATCGAAGCTCTTGGTTATTCTTCATCAACAACAATTTACATTGCAGCTGGGGAAATATATGGTGGTGAATCTCACCTTCAAGAGCTAACAGCTCGCTTCCCAAATACTGTCTTCAAG GAAACATTGGCAACTCAGGAAGAATTAAAGGCATTTGCAAAGCATGCCTCTCAGACTGCAGCACTTGATTATATTATTTCTATAGAGAGTGATGTATTCATCCCATCACATTCGGGTAACATGGCCAGAGCTGTTGAGGGCCACCGGAGATTCTTGGGACATCGCAAGACAATCACACCAGAGAG AAAAGGACTTGTCAAACTATTTGATACACTAGAAAGTAGACAGGTGGAAGAGGGGTCCTCATTTTCATATATTGTACGTGAAATGCACAAGAACag GCAAGGAGCTCCGAGGAAGAGAAGAGGTCCATTGCAAGGAATCAAAGGGAGAGCTCGTTTCAGGACAGAAGAGTCTTTTTATGAAAATCCATATCCTGAGTGTATCTGTAGATCTAAAATATCATTTTGA
- the LOC136230114 gene encoding O-fucosyltransferase 38 isoform X2: protein MNPNLTCLNNPILSFDLYRCLMIDCGIPLSTMVYALVSNLQLNMKISDMVAVAHIMNATLVIPQLDKRSFWQDSSTFSDIFDEDHFITSLENDVRIVKELPKELETLPRARKHFTSWSGVGYYEEMTRLWKEFKVIHVAKSDSRLANNDLPLDIQRLRCRALYHALRFSPPIESLGKKLVERLRSRGGRYIALHLRYEKDMLSFTGCDYGLTKAESDELRLMRENTNHWKVKKINSTEQREGGFCPLTPKEVGIFIEALGYSSSTTIYIAAGEIYGGESHLQELTARFPNTVFKETLATQEELKAFAKHASQTAALDYIISIESDVFIPSHSGNMARAVEGHRRFLGHRKTITPERKGLVKLFDTLESRQVEEGSSFSYIVREMHKNRQGAPRKRRGPLQGIKGRARFRTEESFYENPYPECICRSKISF from the exons ATGAACCCAAATCTTACTTGTCTCAACAATCCCATTCTCAGTTTCGATCTGTACAG ATGCCTGATGATCGATTGTGGGATACCTCTCTCAACTATGGTTTACGCCCTTGTATCAAATCTACAGTTAAATATGAAG ATTTCAGACATGGTGGCTGTTGCACACATCATGAATGCTACATTAGTCATTCCCCAACTCGATAAGCGTTCGTTCTGGCAAGACTCAAG CacattttcagatatttttgaTGAGGATCATTTCATCACAAGCTTAGAAAATGATGTAAGGATTGTGAAGGAGCTCCCTAAAGAATTGGAGACACTTCCACGGGCTCGGAAACATTTCACCTCATGGTCTGGTGTCGGCTACTATGAAGAGATGACACGGTTGTGGAAAGAATTTAAG GTAATTCATGTTGCAAAGTCAGATTCCCGTCTTGCGAACAATGATTTGCCTCTTGATATCCAGAGGTTAAGATGCCGTGCTCTATATCATGCTCTTCGCTTCTCTCCCCCAATTGAAAGCCTAGGGAAG AAGCTGGTGGAACGATTGAGATCACGTGGGGGAAGATACATTGCTCTTCATCTAAGATATGAGAAAGACATGCTTTCTTTCACTGGTTGTGATTATGGTCTGACTAAGGCAGAGTCTGATGAACTGCGACTAATGAG GGAGAACACAAACCATTGGAAGGTTAAAAAGATAAACTCAACAGAACAGAGAGAGGGGGGATTTTGTCCCTTGACTCCTAAGGAGGTGGGAATCTTTATCGAAGCTCTTGGTTATTCTTCATCAACAACAATTTACATTGCAGCTGGGGAAATATATGGTGGTGAATCTCACCTTCAAGAGCTAACAGCTCGCTTCCCAAATACTGTCTTCAAG GAAACATTGGCAACTCAGGAAGAATTAAAGGCATTTGCAAAGCATGCCTCTCAGACTGCAGCACTTGATTATATTATTTCTATAGAGAGTGATGTATTCATCCCATCACATTCGGGTAACATGGCCAGAGCTGTTGAGGGCCACCGGAGATTCTTGGGACATCGCAAGACAATCACACCAGAGAG AAAAGGACTTGTCAAACTATTTGATACACTAGAAAGTAGACAGGTGGAAGAGGGGTCCTCATTTTCATATATTGTACGTGAAATGCACAAGAACag GCAAGGAGCTCCGAGGAAGAGAAGAGGTCCATTGCAAGGAATCAAAGGGAGAGCTCGTTTCAGGACAGAAGAGTCTTTTTATGAAAATCCATATCCTGAGTGTATCTGTAGATCTAAAATATCATTTTGA